From the Thermococcus sp. 18S1 genome, one window contains:
- a CDS encoding polysaccharide deacetylase family protein, with protein MLVSITFDVEHDCPPYLTTTRGMEEGLPKLLDLMAEKNVRATFFFTAEMARRFPGLVRRVIDEGHELGSHNYNHERLDKLTRAEGEKAIVKSLEVLRGFGDVVSFRAPNLQFPDYYYGILERNGILVDSSKATYKGYQGGVRFFGDVLEVPASTTSSVIRLPWKVQKLIHARLKEPRVYFTHPWEFVPMQREKIRWDCRFNTGDRAVELLGMLIDHYRRQGAEFLTMREYYERYQKLKRE; from the coding sequence ATGCTCGTTTCAATAACGTTTGACGTTGAACACGACTGCCCGCCGTACCTGACGACGACGAGGGGAATGGAGGAGGGACTTCCGAAGCTGCTGGACCTGATGGCGGAGAAAAACGTGCGGGCAACGTTCTTCTTCACGGCGGAGATGGCCAGGCGCTTTCCGGGACTCGTGAGACGGGTCATCGATGAGGGGCACGAACTGGGGAGCCACAACTACAACCACGAACGGCTGGACAAGCTCACCAGGGCGGAGGGTGAAAAGGCCATCGTGAAGTCCCTGGAGGTATTGAGGGGGTTCGGTGATGTAGTTTCATTCCGCGCGCCCAACCTGCAGTTTCCGGATTACTATTATGGTATACTAGAGAGGAACGGCATCCTGGTGGACTCCTCGAAGGCGACCTACAAAGGCTATCAGGGTGGCGTGAGGTTTTTTGGTGATGTTCTTGAGGTTCCGGCCTCGACGACCTCGTCCGTTATAAGGCTGCCATGGAAGGTGCAGAAACTCATCCATGCCCGCCTGAAGGAGCCCCGCGTTTACTTTACCCACCCCTGGGAGTTCGTCCCTATGCAGAGGGAAAAAATCCGGTGGGACTGCAGGTTCAACACCGGGGACAGGGCCGTTGAACTGCTTGGAATGCTGATAGACCACTACCGGCGCCAGGGGGCAGAGTTCCTGACGATGCGTGAATACTATGAAAGGTACCAAAAGCTTAAACGGGAGTGA
- a CDS encoding glycosyltransferase family 4 protein codes for MESLKIAIASDWFYPKIGGIESHIDELARNLVFMGHEPYVLTHDYRYMKPYIDSFPYHVVRFPATLYFRKYHSSVGFLQFWRINEFYKREGFDITHVHSIYSPLAVAVSKISRGIRDVPVVATNHSFYGKPPLDFLIGPFIRHHLKRIDTFVAVSTPVAEDTRNLLGNKLNGRPVVVVPNGIDVRKWRPPEPEERERARRDIGVRDEIVVLYLGRMTERKQAHRIPVMVKEALKRSGIPKSKVKLIMVGNGPMRPVLERNLRETGIGEITELYDFMERGRLLPLYWAADLVLMPGILEAFPVVGLEAMATGNPVIGRNESGLSDMVVQGITGLLAVSEEGMANNLARAFEEPELLVEMGVAARERARREFSWEVVLERLLRVYRMTIEVGSGVDRLYITYKLMRRLG; via the coding sequence ATGGAAAGCCTTAAAATCGCAATAGCAAGCGACTGGTTCTACCCAAAGATAGGGGGAATAGAATCACACATCGATGAACTCGCCCGCAACCTCGTTTTCATGGGGCACGAACCCTACGTCCTGACCCACGACTACAGGTACATGAAGCCGTACATCGACAGCTTCCCCTACCACGTTGTCAGGTTTCCCGCGACGCTCTACTTCCGCAAATACCACTCCAGCGTGGGATTTTTGCAGTTCTGGAGGATAAACGAGTTCTACAAGAGAGAGGGATTCGACATAACCCACGTCCACAGCATATACTCGCCCCTGGCCGTTGCCGTGTCAAAGATATCGAGGGGAATCAGGGACGTTCCTGTGGTCGCCACCAACCATTCCTTCTACGGCAAGCCACCCCTGGACTTCCTGATCGGCCCATTCATCAGACACCACCTCAAGCGGATAGATACCTTCGTGGCCGTCAGCACACCCGTCGCCGAGGACACCAGGAACCTGCTGGGAAATAAGCTCAACGGGCGTCCGGTCGTTGTGGTTCCCAACGGGATAGACGTCAGGAAATGGCGCCCGCCGGAACCGGAGGAGAGGGAGAGGGCCAGAAGGGACATAGGGGTGAGGGACGAGATAGTCGTGCTATACCTCGGGAGGATGACCGAGCGCAAGCAGGCCCACAGGATACCGGTGATGGTGAAGGAGGCGCTGAAGCGGAGCGGAATTCCAAAAAGCAAGGTGAAGCTTATAATGGTTGGCAACGGCCCCATGCGCCCGGTGCTGGAGAGAAACCTCCGGGAAACCGGCATTGGAGAGATAACAGAGCTGTACGACTTCATGGAGAGGGGAAGGCTTCTCCCGCTGTACTGGGCGGCGGACCTGGTTCTCATGCCCGGCATCCTCGAGGCGTTTCCCGTCGTGGGACTTGAGGCAATGGCAACTGGAAATCCGGTGATAGGACGGAACGAGAGCGGACTGTCGGACATGGTAGTTCAGGGCATCACCGGCCTGCTAGCAGTGAGTGAGGAGGGAATGGCGAACAACCTCGCCAGGGCTTTCGAGGAACCGGAACTCCTTGTGGAGATGGGGGTGGCCGCCAGAGAAAGGGCACGGAGGGAGTTCTCCTGGGAGGTCGTGCTCGAGAGACTCCTACGGGTTTACAGGATGACGATTGAAGTGGGTTCTGGCGTGGACAGGCTGTACATTACCTACAAGCTAATGAGGAGGCTGGGATGA
- a CDS encoding flippase-like domain-containing protein, producing MLESLTTSAQQYFSVVVSASLKYLILAFLTYYVSVVLYGIRWKLVLRGVGRDAPLHELVKAILASIFMNNVTPMSRSGGELLRMAWVSKKANIPTGVSAVSIVYERILETIPIFALFLVGMMYFSSGEPLPFVILGIAGVVLIWIKWDAFVRLSLRVFRTPVTDEEMRKITALRSMHSLNMAAVMLSSTVWLLDVVRLKLIALAFGLNLAWSFIAVISIANLLFGLLAFTPGGVGIIEGGLVGTLTYFGIPMALAVSITLLERFVSYVASSLVGLAVLLTSGGVEIWKALKSQ from the coding sequence ATGCTGGAGAGCCTTACCACGTCAGCGCAGCAGTATTTTTCAGTGGTCGTTAGTGCGTCCCTCAAGTACCTCATCCTAGCCTTTCTCACGTACTACGTGAGTGTCGTTCTCTACGGCATCCGCTGGAAGCTCGTTCTGAGGGGCGTCGGCAGAGATGCCCCACTGCATGAGCTCGTCAAGGCTATACTCGCCTCGATCTTCATGAACAACGTCACCCCAATGAGCAGAAGCGGGGGAGAACTTCTCAGAATGGCGTGGGTTTCCAAGAAGGCCAACATTCCAACGGGAGTTTCCGCGGTCAGCATAGTCTACGAGCGCATACTGGAGACCATCCCCATATTCGCCCTATTCCTCGTGGGCATGATGTACTTCTCATCCGGGGAACCCCTTCCATTCGTGATCCTCGGCATAGCAGGGGTAGTTCTGATATGGATTAAGTGGGACGCCTTCGTGAGGCTCTCGCTCCGTGTCTTCCGAACCCCCGTGACGGATGAGGAGATGCGGAAAATAACCGCACTCCGGAGCATGCACAGCCTCAACATGGCTGCGGTTATGCTCAGCTCCACCGTCTGGCTCCTCGACGTCGTCAGGCTGAAGCTCATAGCCCTCGCCTTTGGTCTCAACCTGGCGTGGAGCTTCATAGCGGTGATTTCAATAGCGAACCTCCTCTTCGGCCTCCTCGCCTTCACCCCGGGAGGGGTGGGCATAATCGAGGGCGGTTTGGTGGGGACACTCACCTACTTCGGAATCCCCATGGCGCTCGCGGTTTCAATAACCCTCCTGGAGCGCTTTGTCTCGTACGTCGCCAGCAGCCTAGTGGGACTAGCGGTTCTCCTGACGTCCGGAGGGGTTGAAATATGGAAAGCCTTAAAATCGCAATAG
- a CDS encoding thiamine-phosphate kinase, with protein MERKIIDLFMKHLRIQGDLPLGDDAGAIKLGNEWFVATNDMLVRKTDVPDIMTPEQVGFKAVTMNVSDVAAMGARPVGFLFSLGVPGDIDMDYLEGVARGIGNALEFYDLPVLSADTNEADDLIIDGIALGRTGRLLTRSGAKPGDLVCVTGDIGRALAGLLLWKHGVDVPEKTRETLYEKLLEPRARVQEGIELGRLANAAIDVSDGPSKELHLLARMSGVRIEVDAQKLPIREEVRAVAEALGLNPIEMALASGEEFELIFTIPESLLDECPVRCTIIGRVLEGAGAYITIDGKRQEMPVLGWEHLNRGVKETYRVLFR; from the coding sequence GTGGAGAGGAAGATAATCGATCTCTTTATGAAACACCTCAGGATTCAGGGTGATTTACCTCTTGGGGACGATGCGGGAGCGATTAAGCTCGGGAACGAGTGGTTCGTAGCGACGAACGATATGCTCGTGAGAAAAACGGACGTGCCGGATATAATGACACCCGAGCAGGTTGGGTTTAAGGCCGTTACCATGAACGTCAGCGATGTTGCCGCCATGGGTGCGAGACCGGTGGGGTTTCTCTTCTCCCTTGGAGTCCCCGGGGACATTGATATGGACTATCTGGAGGGTGTTGCAAGGGGAATCGGGAATGCCCTCGAATTCTATGACCTACCTGTCCTGAGCGCCGACACCAACGAGGCGGACGATTTGATAATAGACGGAATCGCCCTCGGGAGAACGGGGAGACTTCTCACAAGGAGCGGGGCAAAGCCGGGAGACCTCGTCTGTGTAACCGGCGACATAGGGCGAGCTTTAGCGGGGCTCCTCCTCTGGAAGCACGGAGTTGATGTGCCCGAAAAGACAAGAGAGACCCTTTACGAGAAACTCCTTGAACCCAGGGCTAGAGTTCAAGAGGGAATCGAACTGGGCAGGCTTGCGAACGCGGCAATCGATGTAAGCGACGGCCCGAGCAAGGAACTTCACCTTCTGGCAAGGATGAGCGGGGTTAGGATTGAAGTCGATGCCCAAAAACTGCCAATTCGAGAAGAGGTAAGGGCAGTTGCTGAGGCTCTGGGGCTGAATCCGATTGAGATGGCACTCGCAAGCGGGGAGGAGTTCGAGCTGATATTTACCATACCTGAGAGCCTGCTGGACGAATGCCCTGTGCGATGCACCATCATTGGAAGGGTTCTCGAAGGAGCCGGGGCGTACATTACCATCGATGGAAAAAGACAGGAGATGCCCGTTCTCGGCTGGGAACACCTTAACAGAGGAGTAAAAGAGACGTATAGAGTGTTGTTCCGATAA